The sequence CTGAAGTTTTAAATTTATTTTCTAAACTAATAATATCACTTTTTTATTATAATTACAAGCATTTTTTCAAAATAATATAAAATTTTTAGGAAAAAATCATTTTTTTGTTGACAAAATTTAAAACATAAGGTATCATTATATAAATTAAAATAAAATGAATAAATATAAAAATATTTATATAAAATAAACTTTTTATTAACTAAAATAATAATATAAATAATAGGAGGAAAAATGAAAAAAATACTAAAAATTTCAATTTTTATAGTATTTATAGCCTGTAGTAACAGTAAAAGTGATGAGTTGAAAGAAAATAGAAATACAAATGAACAAATGGCACAAATTCATACAATTTCCAAAAAAGATAAAAGTTGTACTGAATTAGAAAAATATAATATTAATGCTGAAAAAATAGACTTGAGAAATAAAGGGTTGGAAGAGATAAATTGTGTTGCAAATTACAAAAATGTAAAAATTCTTGATTTACGTTGGAATAGAATAAAGGACATAAAGCCTCTAGAAAATCTAAAAAGAATGGAAGTATTGAAAATAAATTTTAATCAGATAGAAGATGTAAAGCCGTTATTAAATTTGCCGAATTTAAGGGAATTATGGATACATAACAATAAAATAAGTGATATTAGAGGGATTGGAAAATTAACAAAGCTCGAACACTTGGATGTAAGTTTTAATCCATTAAAAAATGGAGTTGAAGAAATTTCTAGATTAAAAAACTTAAAAAGGCTGGAATTACGTGAAGTTCCAAAAAAAATTGTGGATTATGTATATGAAAATTATCGTGATTTCATGATTCCTAAAAAAATATTTATAGAAGAAAGATACCCGGAACTTACTGCAAAGAGAGAAAATGTGGTAAAATATCCTAATTTTTCAGAATTTGAGAGCAAAATAAATGGTTTTGAAACAGTAAAGATTATAAAAGAGCTTTCTACAAAGGAAATTGCACTAGATAAACTTCCGAAAGAGATTTACAAGATAGTTGATGAATATAATAGAAATTCTAAAGAAGCAGATGATAAAGTGGAAGGGGCAGCTTTTTTTACAAATAATATTTACTCAATATACACTCTTACATATCCTTATGCTTATGCAG is a genomic window of Leptotrichia hongkongensis containing:
- a CDS encoding leucine-rich repeat domain-containing protein encodes the protein MKKILKISIFIVFIACSNSKSDELKENRNTNEQMAQIHTISKKDKSCTELEKYNINAEKIDLRNKGLEEINCVANYKNVKILDLRWNRIKDIKPLENLKRMEVLKINFNQIEDVKPLLNLPNLRELWIHNNKISDIRGIGKLTKLEHLDVSFNPLKNGVEEISRLKNLKRLELREVPKKIVDYVYENYRDFMIPKKIFIEERYPELTAKRENVVKYPNFSEFESKINGFETVKIIKELSTKEIALDKLPKEIYKIVDEYNRNSKEADDKVEGAAFFTNNIYSIYTLTYPYAYAGQSNSETFFTKNGKVIAKDIVNLDSQLESIDENNLFLSIVAASGGTNYVITDMKSEHLWREEFRDFGLVSPKRTGKIFITTSKENVVNVRENHGSDSSIIHKLANNVTVEEISNEGAWKYVYFYNKDGGYYMKGYIHKSQLK